From a single Ciconia boyciana chromosome 4, ASM3463844v1, whole genome shotgun sequence genomic region:
- the ZFYVE16 gene encoding zinc finger FYVE domain-containing protein 16 isoform X2 produces MDSYFKAAVCDLDKILDEFEQNTDEYDCYRTPQNPYDSKHHSLSSVLDCLQHVYPTPKLQEDANNCTSSQEVSLASHIGTSEALLSYSPQNEKGVAGPDLLSTVDSGSLNEIQTSNLGRCSIPVCDLVNDTGNLIHSVAAHEDTPKLLPDDFQYSEGLIGFGLSCIPVPTCVSSAGCSDSSTEQSGGDSMLQDPGHLKAEEINHLALKSDSYATVKISDPCDDEHSTESVKCSEVFDCLEQTARLNTACVPVTSQNSNVYSPKDEKAYEKLPCEPQDESACSAASKEMYGRSATDKVDSKDESNVESMPSDLPKRPQLHKSHATLPENCVLPGSSCQTGAKVELGKKITEDNVGSEELNSNEILKSVSTSCISVEGVQTSLSCLPLPVSICGSSVVTDEKVNPLPQNEMAEVISDILTVHAGKSKTDVSGRESCENTDFHEQQEYIAKINKSIVEKSTDGEKYDTEDVIDDSDSQQIKAFASAFLEYEAEPYDLGIDSYYNENISPLMADFTVEENVFKSDTLISDAELDDFLYGQSLQSNILKSSNNDSNLMEADAYEGNLTNVNNLDFTEVTEEHMQAKLEEITSINSNLKVSLTANELESATEEALSHIQDVTESGSETLVSNVCTEGARPKQLLGLSQGAVGQRQLNRTDVPERENQEAGSVTPEASHSGTSVSAGKNSDPARSGESSSEAGGSQTSENVESLKIPAALSWKQPLWVPDSEAPNCMNCQVKFTFTKRRHHCRACGKVFCGGCCKRKCKLQYMEKEARVCTGCYDDINKAQAFERMMSPTGPVPSSSISSEYSSAVPPLEEAQISGLCPKEQRRVWFADGILPNGEVADTTKLSSGAKRSSQDLSPVNPDLPEMPMAANPAEDDILTDVNPKPKEEINIMTRMEELCPSVSSDGAQQAIPGQSEVVYSYKSVTLETKECSPTAEAEKTSSSSVDQTTSDMPIRPSSYKALRGVENCVRKEISLVPDGDNLPPLLLAVGEKGKDPVVEEHPSHQQVTLLLVEGGPNPLTFILNANLLVNVKLITYSSEKCWYFSTNGLHGLGQAEIVILLQCLPDEEIFPSEILKLFIDIYKDAMKGRLIRNMDNITFTENFLGNKEHGGFLFVSPTFQKLDDQILPDNPFLCGILIHKLEIPWAKVFPIRLMLRLGAEYGAYPTPVVSFRHRKSLFGEIGHTIMNLLVDLRNYQYTLHTIDNLFVHVEMGRSCIKIPLRKYYEVMKVVNSSNEHVISIGASFNTEADSHLVCVQNKHGLYHTQAISATGHPRKVTGASFVVFNGALKTSSGFLAKSSIVEDGLMVQITPETMESLRQALRDKKDFKITCGKTDTGDIKEYVDICWVENEEKTNKGILSPVDGKSMEGTQSEKVPQGRDFEREGKVMKCTEVYYFLKDHELSSPVPHQFAKEIAIACSTALCPHLKTLKNNGMSKIGLRVSIDSDTVEYLAGSGGHLLPQNYLNELDSALIPVIHGGMSDPTSLPLKMELVFFIIEDIF; encoded by the exons ATGAATATGACTGCTACAGAACACCTCAGAACCCATATGACTCAAAACACCATTCGCTTTCTTCGGTTCTGGATTGCTTACAACACGTATACCCAACACCAAAACTGCAAGAGGATGCTAACAATTGTACTTCATCACAAGAAGTCTCTCTAGCTAGCCACATTGGAACAAGTGAAGCACTTCTGAGTTACTCACCACAAAATGAGAAGGGTGTTGCTGGACCTGATCTTTTGTCCACTGTGGACAGTGGTTCCTTAAATGAAATTCAGACTTCAAACCTCGGAAGGTGTAGTATACCTGTGTGTGATCTTGTTAATGACACAGGTAACTTAATCCATTCAGTGGCTGCTCATGAAGATACTCCAAAGTTGCTGCCAGATGACTTCCAGTACAGTGAAGGTTTGATTGGCTTTGGCCTATCTTGCATACCTGTTCCTACTTGTGTGTCATCAGCTGGTTGCAGCGATTCAAGTACAGAGCAGAGTGGTGGGGACTCAATGCTACAAGATCCAGGACATCTTAAAGCAGAGGAGATTAATCATTTAGCTTTAAAATCAGACAGTTATGCTACAGTGAAGATCTCGGATCCATGTGATGATGAACACAGCACAGAATCTGTAAAGTGCAGTGAAGTATTTGATTGCCTTGAACAAACTGCTCGCCTTAATACTGCATGTGTCCCTGTAACATCACAGAATTCGAATGTGTACAGTCCAAAAGATGAGAAAGCATATGAAAAACTGCCTTGTGAACCACAAGATGAAAGTGCATGCTCTGCAGCAAGCAAAGAGATGTATGGAAGAAGTGCCACAGACAAGGTGGACTCAAAAGATGAGAGTAATGTTGAATCCATGCCTTCAGATCTGCCAAAGAGGCCTCAGTTGCACAAAAGCCATGCAACATTACCTGAAAATTGTGTTTTACCGGGCTCCTCATGTCAAACAGGAGCTAAAGTAGaattgggaaagaaaatcacagaagaTAATGTAGGTAGTGAAGAACTTAATAGCAATGAAATACTAAAAAGTGTTTCAACTTCGTGTATTTCAGTTGAGGGTGTCCAGACCTCGCTATCATGTCTTCCACTTCCTGTATCTATATGTGGTTCATCAGTTGTAACAGACGAAAAAGTTAATCCTCTACCTCAAAATGAAATGGCGGAGGTTATTAGTGATATTTTAACTGTTCATGCTGGAAAGTCTAAAACTGATGTCTCAGGTAGGGAATCCTGTGAAAACACTGACTTCCATGAACAGCAAGAGTATATAGCTAAAATCAACAAAAGTATTGTGGAAAAAAGTACAGATGGAGAGAAGTATGATACTGAGGATGTAATTGATGACAGTGACTCTcagcaaataaaagcttttgcttctgcttttctagaATATGAAGCTGAGCCATATGATCTTGGTATAGACTCTtattacaatgaaaatattagcCCACTTATGGCTGACTTTACTGTTGAggagaatgtttttaaaagtgataCTCTAATAAGTGATGCTGAGCTTGATGATTTCTTGTATGGACAAAGTCTTCAGTCCAACATATTGAAGTCTTCAAACAATGATAGTAACTTAATGGAAGCTGATGCATATGAAGGGAATTTAACAAATGTGAACAACCTGGATTTCACAGAGGTCACTGAAGAACATATGCAAGCAAAACTGGAGGAGATAACAAGCATTAATAGTAATCTTAAAGTATCTCTTACTGCCAATGAATTGGAATCTGCAACAGAAGAGGCTTTGTCTCATATTCAGGACGTGACTGAGAGTGGTAGTGAAACACTAGTTTCTAATGTTTGTACTGAAGGTGCAAGACCAAAGCAGTTGCTTGGCCTTTCCCAAGGAGCTGTTGGTCAGAGACAACTGAATAGAACAGATGTACCTGAGAGAGAAAACCAGGAAGCCGGTTCTGTTACCCCAGAAGCTTCCCACTCGGGCACCAGCGTAAGTGCTGGTAAAAATTCTGACCCTGCACGCTCTggggaaagcagctctgaagcTGGAGGAAGtcaaacatctgaaaatgtaGAATCACTTAAAATACCTGCAGCACTCTCATGGAAACAACCATTGTGGGTTCCTGATTCAGAGGCACCCAACTGCATGAACTGCCAAGTCAAGTTCACGTTTACAAAAAGGCGACACCACTGTCGTGCATGTGGAAAG GTTTTTTGTGGTGGCTGTTGCAAACGAAAATGCAAACTACAGTACATGGAGAAGGAAGCAAGAGTCTGTACTGGCTGTTATGATGATATTAATAAAG CACAGGCATTTGAAAGAATGATGAGTCCAACTGGTCCTGTCCCCAGTTCCAGTATCTCCTCTGAGTATTCTTCTGCTGTTCCACCTTTGGAGGAAGCCCAGATATCTG GGTTGTGCCCCAAAGAACAGAGGAGAGTTTGGTTTGCAGACGGTATTTTGCCAAATGGCGAAGTGGCAGATACAACAAAACTTTCATCGGGAGCAAAGAGGTCATCACAGGACTTGAGTCCAGTAAACCCTGACTTGCCAGAGATGCCTATG GCTGCAAACCCAGCAGAAGATGACATATTAACTGATGTAAATCCAAAacctaaggaagaaattaatattatgACAAGAATGGAGGAATTATGTCCCTCTGTTTCTTCAGATGGTGCACAGCAGGCCATTCCAGGCCAGAGTGAGGTGGTATATAGTTATAAATCTGTAACTCTAGAAACTAAAGAGTGTTCTCCTACTGCAGAAGCTGAGAAGACTAGTTCCAGTTCAGTTGATCAGACTACAAGTGATATGCCTATTAGGCCATCAAGTTACAAAGCACTACGTGGTGTTGAAAACTGTGTTCGTAAAGAGATCAGCCTTGTTCCTGATGGTGATAATCTGCCACCACTTTTGCTTGCAGTgggtgaaaagggaaaag ATCCTGTAGTGGAAGAACATCCATCTCACCAACAGGTCACTTTGCTTCTTGTGGAAGGAGGTCCTAATCCATTAACTTTTATCTTAAATGCAAACTTGCTTGTGAATGTCAAGCTAATAACTT ATTCTTCAGAAAAGTGCTGGTATTTCTCAACAAATGGACTACATGGTTTGGGTCAGGCAGAAATTGTCATTCTGTTGCAGTGTTTGCCAGATGAAGAGATTTTTCccagtgaaatattaaaattatttattgacaTCTATAAGGATGCAATGAAAG GAAGGTTAATAAGAAACATGGACAACATTACTTTTACTGAAAACTTTCTCGGTAACAAAGAGCATGGAGGATTCCTGTTTGTTTCACCAACTTTTCAGAAACTTGATGATCAGATTCTACCAGATAACCCTTTTCTTTGTGGCATTCTCATCCATAAGCTGGAAATACCCTGGGCAAAAGTTTTTCCAATACGTTTAATGTTGAGATTGGGAGCAGAATATGGGG CATATCCAACTCCTGTAGTAAGTTTCAGGCACCGGAAGTCACTCTTTGGAGAGATAGGACACACAATTATGAATCTGCTTGTT GACCTTAGAAATTATCAGTATACTTTGCATACTATAGACAACCTGTTTGTTCATGTGGAAATGGGTAGAAGCTGTATTAAAATACCCCTCAGGAAGTATTATGAG GTGATGAAGGTGGTAAATTCTTCTAATGAACATGTAATTAGTATTGGAGCAAGTTTTAATACTGAAGCAGATTCTCACTTGGTGTGTGTGCAGAATAAGCATGGCCTCTATCACACACAAGCAATCAGTGCTACTGGACACCCTAGGAAAG TTACAGGTGCAAGTTTTGTGGTGTTTAATGGAGCCTTAAAAACATCTTCGGGATTTTTAGCTAAATCCAGTATAGTTGAAG ATGGACTAATGGTACAAATAACACCAGAAACGATGGAAAGCCTACGTCAGGCATTAAGAGACAAGAAGGactttaaaataacttgtgGCAAAACGGATACAGGAGACATAAAAGAATATGTAGATATTTGCTGGGTAGAAAAcgaagaaaaaacaaacaaagg AATTTTAAGCCCAGTCGATGGAAAATCAATGGAAGGAACTCAGAGTGAAAAAGTACCACAAGGCAGAGACTTcgaaagagagggaaaagttATGAAGTGTACTGAA GTATACTATTTTCTAAAGGACCATGAACTATCCAGTCCTGTTCCTCACCAGTTTGCTAAAGAGATTGCTATTGCCTGCAGTACTGCTCTTTGCCCACACCTTAAAACCTTGAAAAATAATGGGATGAGTAAGATAGGCTTAAGAGTTTCTATTGACTCGGATACG gtTGAGTACTTAGCTGGATCTGGAGGTCATCTTCTTCCACAGAACTATCTGAATGAATTGGACAGTGCTCTGATTCCTGTGATTCATGGTGGGATGTCAGATCCTACAAGTCTACCATTGAAAATGgaattagtatttttcattatagAAGATATCTTTTGA
- the ZFYVE16 gene encoding zinc finger FYVE domain-containing protein 16 isoform X1, producing MDSYFKAAVCDLDKILDEFEQNTDEYDCYRTPQNPYDSKHHSLSSVLDCLQHVYPTPKLQEDANNCTSSQEVSLASHIGTSEALLSYSPQNEKGVAGPDLLSTVDSGSLNEIQTSNLGRCSIPVCDLVNDTGNLIHSVAAHEDTPKLLPDDFQYSEGLIGFGLSCIPVPTCVSSAGCSDSSTEQSGGDSMLQDPGHLKAEEINHLALKSDSYATVKISDPCDDEHSTESVKCSEVFDCLEQTARLNTACVPVTSQNSNVYSPKDEKAYEKLPCEPQDESACSAASKEMYGRSATDKVDSKDESNVESMPSDLPKRPQLHKSHATLPENCVLPGSSCQTGAKVELGKKITEDNVGSEELNSNEILKSVSTSCISVEGVQTSLSCLPLPVSICGSSVVTDEKVNPLPQNEMAEVISDILTVHAGKSKTDVSGRESCENTDFHEQQEYIAKINKSIVEKSTDGEKYDTEDVIDDSDSQQIKAFASAFLEYEAEPYDLGIDSYYNENISPLMADFTVEENVFKSDTLISDAELDDFLYGQSLQSNILKSSNNDSNLMEADAYEGNLTNVNNLDFTEVTEEHMQAKLEEITSINSNLKVSLTANELESATEEALSHIQDVTESGSETLVSNVCTEGARPKQLLGLSQGAVGQRQLNRTDVPERENQEAGSVTPEASHSGTSVSAGKNSDPARSGESSSEAGGSQTSENVESLKIPAALSWKQPLWVPDSEAPNCMNCQVKFTFTKRRHHCRACGKVFCGGCCKRKCKLQYMEKEARVCTGCYDDINKAQAFERMMSPTGPVPSSSISSEYSSAVPPLEEAQISGSASSPSPSTLLPISVLKQPGIEGLCPKEQRRVWFADGILPNGEVADTTKLSSGAKRSSQDLSPVNPDLPEMPMAANPAEDDILTDVNPKPKEEINIMTRMEELCPSVSSDGAQQAIPGQSEVVYSYKSVTLETKECSPTAEAEKTSSSSVDQTTSDMPIRPSSYKALRGVENCVRKEISLVPDGDNLPPLLLAVGEKGKDPVVEEHPSHQQVTLLLVEGGPNPLTFILNANLLVNVKLITYSSEKCWYFSTNGLHGLGQAEIVILLQCLPDEEIFPSEILKLFIDIYKDAMKGRLIRNMDNITFTENFLGNKEHGGFLFVSPTFQKLDDQILPDNPFLCGILIHKLEIPWAKVFPIRLMLRLGAEYGAYPTPVVSFRHRKSLFGEIGHTIMNLLVDLRNYQYTLHTIDNLFVHVEMGRSCIKIPLRKYYEVMKVVNSSNEHVISIGASFNTEADSHLVCVQNKHGLYHTQAISATGHPRKVTGASFVVFNGALKTSSGFLAKSSIVEDGLMVQITPETMESLRQALRDKKDFKITCGKTDTGDIKEYVDICWVENEEKTNKGILSPVDGKSMEGTQSEKVPQGRDFEREGKVMKCTEVYYFLKDHELSSPVPHQFAKEIAIACSTALCPHLKTLKNNGMSKIGLRVSIDSDTVEYLAGSGGHLLPQNYLNELDSALIPVIHGGMSDPTSLPLKMELVFFIIEDIF from the exons ATGAATATGACTGCTACAGAACACCTCAGAACCCATATGACTCAAAACACCATTCGCTTTCTTCGGTTCTGGATTGCTTACAACACGTATACCCAACACCAAAACTGCAAGAGGATGCTAACAATTGTACTTCATCACAAGAAGTCTCTCTAGCTAGCCACATTGGAACAAGTGAAGCACTTCTGAGTTACTCACCACAAAATGAGAAGGGTGTTGCTGGACCTGATCTTTTGTCCACTGTGGACAGTGGTTCCTTAAATGAAATTCAGACTTCAAACCTCGGAAGGTGTAGTATACCTGTGTGTGATCTTGTTAATGACACAGGTAACTTAATCCATTCAGTGGCTGCTCATGAAGATACTCCAAAGTTGCTGCCAGATGACTTCCAGTACAGTGAAGGTTTGATTGGCTTTGGCCTATCTTGCATACCTGTTCCTACTTGTGTGTCATCAGCTGGTTGCAGCGATTCAAGTACAGAGCAGAGTGGTGGGGACTCAATGCTACAAGATCCAGGACATCTTAAAGCAGAGGAGATTAATCATTTAGCTTTAAAATCAGACAGTTATGCTACAGTGAAGATCTCGGATCCATGTGATGATGAACACAGCACAGAATCTGTAAAGTGCAGTGAAGTATTTGATTGCCTTGAACAAACTGCTCGCCTTAATACTGCATGTGTCCCTGTAACATCACAGAATTCGAATGTGTACAGTCCAAAAGATGAGAAAGCATATGAAAAACTGCCTTGTGAACCACAAGATGAAAGTGCATGCTCTGCAGCAAGCAAAGAGATGTATGGAAGAAGTGCCACAGACAAGGTGGACTCAAAAGATGAGAGTAATGTTGAATCCATGCCTTCAGATCTGCCAAAGAGGCCTCAGTTGCACAAAAGCCATGCAACATTACCTGAAAATTGTGTTTTACCGGGCTCCTCATGTCAAACAGGAGCTAAAGTAGaattgggaaagaaaatcacagaagaTAATGTAGGTAGTGAAGAACTTAATAGCAATGAAATACTAAAAAGTGTTTCAACTTCGTGTATTTCAGTTGAGGGTGTCCAGACCTCGCTATCATGTCTTCCACTTCCTGTATCTATATGTGGTTCATCAGTTGTAACAGACGAAAAAGTTAATCCTCTACCTCAAAATGAAATGGCGGAGGTTATTAGTGATATTTTAACTGTTCATGCTGGAAAGTCTAAAACTGATGTCTCAGGTAGGGAATCCTGTGAAAACACTGACTTCCATGAACAGCAAGAGTATATAGCTAAAATCAACAAAAGTATTGTGGAAAAAAGTACAGATGGAGAGAAGTATGATACTGAGGATGTAATTGATGACAGTGACTCTcagcaaataaaagcttttgcttctgcttttctagaATATGAAGCTGAGCCATATGATCTTGGTATAGACTCTtattacaatgaaaatattagcCCACTTATGGCTGACTTTACTGTTGAggagaatgtttttaaaagtgataCTCTAATAAGTGATGCTGAGCTTGATGATTTCTTGTATGGACAAAGTCTTCAGTCCAACATATTGAAGTCTTCAAACAATGATAGTAACTTAATGGAAGCTGATGCATATGAAGGGAATTTAACAAATGTGAACAACCTGGATTTCACAGAGGTCACTGAAGAACATATGCAAGCAAAACTGGAGGAGATAACAAGCATTAATAGTAATCTTAAAGTATCTCTTACTGCCAATGAATTGGAATCTGCAACAGAAGAGGCTTTGTCTCATATTCAGGACGTGACTGAGAGTGGTAGTGAAACACTAGTTTCTAATGTTTGTACTGAAGGTGCAAGACCAAAGCAGTTGCTTGGCCTTTCCCAAGGAGCTGTTGGTCAGAGACAACTGAATAGAACAGATGTACCTGAGAGAGAAAACCAGGAAGCCGGTTCTGTTACCCCAGAAGCTTCCCACTCGGGCACCAGCGTAAGTGCTGGTAAAAATTCTGACCCTGCACGCTCTggggaaagcagctctgaagcTGGAGGAAGtcaaacatctgaaaatgtaGAATCACTTAAAATACCTGCAGCACTCTCATGGAAACAACCATTGTGGGTTCCTGATTCAGAGGCACCCAACTGCATGAACTGCCAAGTCAAGTTCACGTTTACAAAAAGGCGACACCACTGTCGTGCATGTGGAAAG GTTTTTTGTGGTGGCTGTTGCAAACGAAAATGCAAACTACAGTACATGGAGAAGGAAGCAAGAGTCTGTACTGGCTGTTATGATGATATTAATAAAG CACAGGCATTTGAAAGAATGATGAGTCCAACTGGTCCTGTCCCCAGTTCCAGTATCTCCTCTGAGTATTCTTCTGCTGTTCCACCTTTGGAGGAAGCCCAGATATCTGGTAGTGCTAGCTCTCCTTCACCTTCTACATTGTTACCTATCTCAGTACTAAAACAACCTGGTATTGAAG GGTTGTGCCCCAAAGAACAGAGGAGAGTTTGGTTTGCAGACGGTATTTTGCCAAATGGCGAAGTGGCAGATACAACAAAACTTTCATCGGGAGCAAAGAGGTCATCACAGGACTTGAGTCCAGTAAACCCTGACTTGCCAGAGATGCCTATG GCTGCAAACCCAGCAGAAGATGACATATTAACTGATGTAAATCCAAAacctaaggaagaaattaatattatgACAAGAATGGAGGAATTATGTCCCTCTGTTTCTTCAGATGGTGCACAGCAGGCCATTCCAGGCCAGAGTGAGGTGGTATATAGTTATAAATCTGTAACTCTAGAAACTAAAGAGTGTTCTCCTACTGCAGAAGCTGAGAAGACTAGTTCCAGTTCAGTTGATCAGACTACAAGTGATATGCCTATTAGGCCATCAAGTTACAAAGCACTACGTGGTGTTGAAAACTGTGTTCGTAAAGAGATCAGCCTTGTTCCTGATGGTGATAATCTGCCACCACTTTTGCTTGCAGTgggtgaaaagggaaaag ATCCTGTAGTGGAAGAACATCCATCTCACCAACAGGTCACTTTGCTTCTTGTGGAAGGAGGTCCTAATCCATTAACTTTTATCTTAAATGCAAACTTGCTTGTGAATGTCAAGCTAATAACTT ATTCTTCAGAAAAGTGCTGGTATTTCTCAACAAATGGACTACATGGTTTGGGTCAGGCAGAAATTGTCATTCTGTTGCAGTGTTTGCCAGATGAAGAGATTTTTCccagtgaaatattaaaattatttattgacaTCTATAAGGATGCAATGAAAG GAAGGTTAATAAGAAACATGGACAACATTACTTTTACTGAAAACTTTCTCGGTAACAAAGAGCATGGAGGATTCCTGTTTGTTTCACCAACTTTTCAGAAACTTGATGATCAGATTCTACCAGATAACCCTTTTCTTTGTGGCATTCTCATCCATAAGCTGGAAATACCCTGGGCAAAAGTTTTTCCAATACGTTTAATGTTGAGATTGGGAGCAGAATATGGGG CATATCCAACTCCTGTAGTAAGTTTCAGGCACCGGAAGTCACTCTTTGGAGAGATAGGACACACAATTATGAATCTGCTTGTT GACCTTAGAAATTATCAGTATACTTTGCATACTATAGACAACCTGTTTGTTCATGTGGAAATGGGTAGAAGCTGTATTAAAATACCCCTCAGGAAGTATTATGAG GTGATGAAGGTGGTAAATTCTTCTAATGAACATGTAATTAGTATTGGAGCAAGTTTTAATACTGAAGCAGATTCTCACTTGGTGTGTGTGCAGAATAAGCATGGCCTCTATCACACACAAGCAATCAGTGCTACTGGACACCCTAGGAAAG TTACAGGTGCAAGTTTTGTGGTGTTTAATGGAGCCTTAAAAACATCTTCGGGATTTTTAGCTAAATCCAGTATAGTTGAAG ATGGACTAATGGTACAAATAACACCAGAAACGATGGAAAGCCTACGTCAGGCATTAAGAGACAAGAAGGactttaaaataacttgtgGCAAAACGGATACAGGAGACATAAAAGAATATGTAGATATTTGCTGGGTAGAAAAcgaagaaaaaacaaacaaagg AATTTTAAGCCCAGTCGATGGAAAATCAATGGAAGGAACTCAGAGTGAAAAAGTACCACAAGGCAGAGACTTcgaaagagagggaaaagttATGAAGTGTACTGAA GTATACTATTTTCTAAAGGACCATGAACTATCCAGTCCTGTTCCTCACCAGTTTGCTAAAGAGATTGCTATTGCCTGCAGTACTGCTCTTTGCCCACACCTTAAAACCTTGAAAAATAATGGGATGAGTAAGATAGGCTTAAGAGTTTCTATTGACTCGGATACG gtTGAGTACTTAGCTGGATCTGGAGGTCATCTTCTTCCACAGAACTATCTGAATGAATTGGACAGTGCTCTGATTCCTGTGATTCATGGTGGGATGTCAGATCCTACAAGTCTACCATTGAAAATGgaattagtatttttcattatagAAGATATCTTTTGA